A window of Ranitomeya variabilis isolate aRanVar5 chromosome 2, aRanVar5.hap1, whole genome shotgun sequence contains these coding sequences:
- the SNRPD2 gene encoding small nuclear ribonucleoprotein Sm D2, which produces MSLLNKPKSEMTPDELQKREEEEFNTGPLSVLTQSVKNNTQVLINCRNNKKLLGRVKAFDRHCNMVLENVKEMWTEVPKSGKGKKKSKPVNKDRYISKMFLRGDSVIVVLRNPLLAGK; this is translated from the exons AT GAGTCTCCTAAACAAGCCGAAGAGTGAGATGACCCCTGATGAGCTGCAGAAGCGGGAGGAGGAGGAGTTTAACACGGGGCCCCTGTCGGTGCTCACACAGTCTGTGAAGAACAACACCCAGGTGCTCATCAACTGCAGGAACAACAAGAAGCTGCTGGGGAGGGTGAAGGCCTTTGACAG GCACTGTAACATGGTCCTAGAAAATGTTAAGGAAATGTGGACCGAGGTCCCGAAGAGCGGCAAGGGAAAGAAGAAATCCAAGCCAGTCAACAAGGACAGATACATCTCCAAGATGTTTCTGCGAGGAGACAGCGTCATAGTGGTGCTCAGGAACCCGCTGCTGGCTGGAAAGTGA
- the LOC143809494 gene encoding peptidoglycan-recognition protein SC2-like: MLRFFAFLALCALAQCCPTILTKSQWGGKAPTCRTAMSTPVTYVIIHHTAGAACSSQSACITQAKNIQNMHINTNGWCDIGYSFLVGGDGSIFEGRGWTSVGAHAPNYNSNSIGISLVGTFTSSNPTTAAQNAAKNLISCGVTKGYIKSAYILKGHRNVTATECPGNTFYNTVKTWPRFQA; encoded by the exons ATGCTGCGTTTCTTCGCTTTCCTAGCCTTGTGCGCTCTTGCACAAT GCTGTCCCACCATCCTCACCAAATCTCAGTGGGGAGGAAAGGCTCCAACCTGCAGGACAGCAATGTCCACTCCAGTCACCTATGTGATCATCCATCACACCGCCGGCGCTGCCTGCTCCAGCCAGTCCGCCTGCATCACTCAGGCCAAGAACATCCAGAACATGCACATCAACACCAATGGCTGGTGCGATATCGGATACAG TTTCCTGGTTGGAGGAGATGGCTCCATATTCGAGGGCCGTGGCTGGACATCTGTTGGTGCTCACGCTCCAAACTACAACTCTAACTCCATTGGTATCAGCTTGGTCGGAACCTTCACCA GTAGTAACCCCACAACCGCCGCACAGAACGCTGCCAAGAACCTGATCAGCTGCGGCGTCACCAAGGGATATATCAAGTCCGCCTACATCCTGAAGGGACATCGCAATGTGACCGCCACCGAGTGCCCCGGAAACACCTTCTACAACACTGTGAAGACCTGGCCCCGCTTCCAGGCCTAA